In the Parasteatoda tepidariorum isolate YZ-2023 chromosome 3, CAS_Ptep_4.0, whole genome shotgun sequence genome, one interval contains:
- the LOC122269943 gene encoding degenerin deg-1-like codes for MAMLTHIVANKIFKKSSIYAIARIGFSKSNYHKIFWLLILIVGLSGCAYKTQIFLSVYFEYPVIVSLQEEQILESGFPAVTICNLNRMKAFYESCNNDDIMENGCIHSIGQDDGDKTEDIGSSGKQDISERRSLLSCNGTFNTESLSKLYLILKYLRMSNKNRRFVGYKASELVKFCSFNMQLCSSKDFKYFQSLRYGNCYTFKSSSKYGKKYVTFSKTGYKSGLDLLLNLGLNEYMSTASKSGMRISVHHASEAPNPEVNGVDINPGFETSFVLKQMAIQRLPAPYKDRCINYNSRINESSEEECMKLCLQKLSFEICGCIDPTLILIPGMKHCNIFNMSDICCLDGVQDNTTRHELSCDCPPSCYAVSYSSEISKARLSKTDGILSNKSKGNFMNHYARLKVFYFTLTQNTFKQLPMFEESEIFSHLGGELSLWLGLSFSK; via the coding sequence atggcAATGCTAACTCACATTGTcgcaaataaaatctttaagaaaTCATCAATATATGCGATTGCTCGAAttggattttcaaaatcaaactatcacaaaatattttggcTCCTCATATTAATAGTTGGATTATCTGGTTGCGCATACAAGactcaaatatttctttctgtttacTTCGAATATCCTGTAATAGTATCTCTTCAAGAAGAACAAATTTTAGAATCAGGTTTTCCTGCCGTTACTATTTGTAACCTCAATCGAATGAAAGCGTTCTACGAAAGTTGCAATAACGACGACATAATGGAAAATGGTTGCATTCATTCTATTGGCCAAGATGATGGTGATAAAACAGAAGATATAGGTTCTTCTGGTAAGCAAGACATATCTGAACGACGCAGTCTACTATCTTGCAATGGTACGTTTAATACAGAATCTTTGTCAAAGCTGTATTTAATCCTCAAATATTTACGAATGAGCAATAAGAATCGAAGATTTGTAGGATATAAAGCATCAGAATTAGTGAAATTCTGCAGTTTTAACATGCAGTTATGTTCTTCGAAAGACTTCAAGTACTTTCAGAGTCTCAGATATGGTAATtgttatacatttaaaagttCCAGCAAGTATGGTAAGAAGTatgttactttttcaaaaacaggATACAAAAGTGGATTGGATCTATTACTGAACCTGGGTTTAAATGAATACATGTCAACCGCTTCGAAATCTGGAATGAGAATCTCAGTTCATCATGCTTCAGAAGCACCAAACCCAGAAGTAAATGGCGTTGACATAAATCCAGGGTTTGAAACATCGTTTGTTCTAAAACAGATGGCAATTCAACGTCTGCCTGCACCATACAAAGACAGATGCATCAACTACAACTCGCGTATTAATGAAAGCAGTGAAGAAGAATGCATGAAACTATGCCTTCAAAAACTGAGTTTTGAAATTTGCGGTTGCATTGATCCAACTTTGATCCTAATTCCTGGAATGAAgcattgtaatatatttaacatgagtGATATTTGTTGTTTGGATGGAGTTCAAGACAACACTACTCGACATGAGCTATCATGTGACTGTCCGCCATCTTGTTATGCAGTCTCTTACAGCAGCGAGATTTCAAAAGCACGGTTATCAAAGACTGACGGTATTTTGTCGAACAAATCAAAAGGCAATTTTATGAACCATTACGCTCGTTTGAAGGTATTTTACTTCACTTTAACCCAAAATACTTTCAAACAATTACCAATGTTTGAGGAATCTGAAATCTTCAGTCACTTAGGTGGTGAACTGTCACTGTGGTTGGGTCtttcattttcgaaataa